The genomic DNA cagatctgtttgatcacaaatatttatcaaaatatctctGTGTTTAGCAAAACAGAAATTCATACAGTAAGAACGTAGAAAAATGGGGCAAACCTGATAAATGTAAAAAGCCTTTAATGATTAAAggcttttttttacatttatcagGAGTGCCtcatttttctattttcttaatGCTATTATAGGCCCTTTTTTGAAGAGCACCCTGGATTGTTtgtacaatatttatttttttttgaccCAGAAAAgcatttcttcttcttttttctAAGAAAtacatacaggtttaaaacaacttgagggtgagtaaatgacagtttttcatttttggatgaaatatccttttaattataaattttagacgtttattgatgtttattaaaggtgccaaaaaatgcattgaaataataaattgttctttgatatttacattatgCAATTTggtttttactttattaaaggggacagagaatgaaaaaccatttttaccttgtctttgttgaataatggtagtctacccacattcacaaacatacaaaaagtactagacatgctaaacatctcagtctcatagaaattcctcttttagaaatgtaagccagaaaacagcccaatctgaaaaactgatgcttatgacatcacaggcatctaactgcccctccactttaaaataattggctacattttttgagtggcagcaaagtcagccaatcagtaatgaaattgcaagttaagccagtagggggagccaaataggtgcaaaaccacttgtttaaaatcccccaccctaatagagctatctgagaaaggtttttaggaagcttctaaggcattacagacccaaactaaattttttttgtctacgtcacatcacagaacaagaatactccgttcaatcattctatgtcacctttaagtgCACAAAtcatccagaaacgtttttacatgtccaatTTACAACCCTCGGATTTGTCCTTTAACTGAAATGGTTTATTATTGCTCTATTTGGAacggtcatgaataataatgttgagctctgctctgattggctcatgccagtagctcacattagtaaacatgttggggtgtacatctcgactgttaCATCACAGTtagtgttatgttgagattggcctgttttccagccgtcttttgcatgcacaaggtttacataaaaaatatgaaactaACGCTTTTGAGGCTAATGATATGTCAGCATCATGTACAGAAATCtttttattcatctatgcctaggtaaagaCAAAGATACCTAggtaaaagttttttattcAATGGCACCTTTAAGTTAAAGCAACTCAAAAAATCAAAATAAGCTGAATTTGACAAGTTAAAATCTAGTAAATGACTTTCAATAAATTTTATTAAACTTAACAATTGAAGGTAGTTAAAAGGTAAATTACATACCTAGGGAAATTCAAACAcctaacaaaatgttttaaatgtgaaactattttatttgtttgctACAGTAATAACAAAGATCATGTATACTACAGTGTGTAACTATAGTTCAGTATTGTTATTTGCTTACGTAAGCATATAGTAATTTATAACATACTTAATGATATCACCAAACTATTAAGAATTTCTAAATACCAGGCAATATTTCATGGCAAGTAGTCAAACAATAACAATTCCCTAACTGACTTAAGAGAAAACAGAATTCCCCATTGGAATAATACAgataaaaaagaaaagtaaatAACAGTAATGTAACAATAATTTAGTTATTTTGATTGTGTTGTACATATCAAGATTTTGTGTTCGTGTCTATGTGCATGCCGATTCACACGTATTACTGCACAGTTCATGTTATGACAGGGAATGATTGATTGATGAGTCAGGAATTAATGAGGGTCCATCTGGACTTTGCCTGCTTCATCACAACAGTTATCTGCATATACAAAGACCAGATGTCTGCTAAACATAAAACCATACAGAACATCACAGAAAAAAAGATCAAATGTAATACAGGCAACatatacaattttatttatttgtatatgtAACAAGCACAGATATTTCAGCAAAACATTTGAAAAGAATGAAACCCCTGAATATTGACAAACACAAAACCCAGATAAAGAGCTCTGCTAAATaccttaaatgtaaataataaattataaaaaaaaatcaagaaacaataaatggcaaaataacacaacatcatgatacttacatttttaatttacgATTGCATTTGTTTATCATTCGCTTTTACCGTATTTACTAATATtatctttttatttatattacagAAATAAGGTTAAAATCTGCTTATACATGAAACGAGCAAAATTTTTGGTTCACTTTCATTTTGCCTCATAGGCAACATGGATATGGATGAAAATGCATGGGAGTTTAGTCTTTACCGTAGAACCAGTTACATCACTGGTTTGTAAACTGTAGTAATAATCAAAGCTTTCTTAGTACGAAAAGATGTCAGATTATCCAAGTGAAATACCAAATCCACACTTGAAGCTGTTTTTTCTATGGTTAAGGAAAGCACAGAGTGCAAGCGACAGAGGCAGGGGCTGCAACTTCTTTTCAAGAGTGGCTCCTACAACCCAGTTACTGTCTAATGAACCTAGAGAAAAAGATGCACAAATgcaatttgtgcatacacatcTTAGAAGACAAATGCATGCCGAGATTAAATTGTTGCTTATTATTTAGCAATATTTGTCCAATAATTCTAAAAAGCTGCATGTGTTCACTAtatgcataatcattgtaagtGTGAAACCAACCTTTAAAGACCAGATTGGCTTTGGGGACATCGAGCTGGTACCCGAATGACACACTGGTGTCCTGCATACGGGCGCTTGCTTCAAACTCCACACCAACCTGCAACTAATaccaaaacataaaacatttgttgcattcagtaaaaaaaaatattcaaaaacattattataaatgGTCAATATCTACCTGGTCATTGGCTTTGTGATAATATGATCCATGACCTCCATCACCTCCTAGTGTCAGTGTGGCTATAAAGTTACTACCTGTTATCAAGATAAAAAAtaggagacaaatttcaatagcttaatttttttaacggaTTAAATCACCACTATGATAAATTAGTGATAAAAGGTGCATTTAAGCAATGGCATTTGTAACTGCAaaatttaataaagttacatttaCACCACTAGGTGTCAGTATGAAGTCCAAGAAGACAGTCAGCACAACATTGAATTTCTACAGTGTACAAACCAATCAGAAGTTAtgtacagggctccagactgccaccaaaatttgagagtgtgccactgaatttaacatccagtcgcacatgtgcgaccagtatatttgaccttttttgtgacactgattttgaaacagcacattgtactttctgcatctatcatcaaagtatttattagtaatacagtggaaatgagtagaaatgtgaatgtttggttagcatgttgatttatggtgtgtgcccctaaattttttggttgtgcccctaaaattttcagttgggggccactgtgctcctagtgaaaaaagttagtctggagccctgatgtATGCACAACACATCATTCAAATGTACTTATCTCGCTGTATGTGTGTACCTGTATATCTGCCGGCAAGAGACATGACCGTGCCTTCCTCTCCCGGCCTGCGGTGGTACACCAGCTCTCCACCTAATGCCAATGATGGAGTGATGGACTGAAGATAATGGGCTACCACAAGtcctaaaagaagaaaaaagatAAAACCGTGAGaaaagcataaataaataataatgcaaaTGAGTACGGAAAGcaataaacatgattttgaCTGCATGGGAATACACAGTGAAACGAGAGACAATTACCGGAGCCCACCAGCACATCTGGGTTGCCAAAAGTGACAGCAGCAGTGAAATTCTCCCCTTTGTACTCAGCATCTCCTTGCCAGTTAACAAACTTCTGCTGTTGAGTCTGATGGAGTAAAGCATTATAAGTTCAACAATGGATTTATATcatcataataataaaataaaacctagAATTTGACACATACAGACCTGAAAGGCAAGTTTGGAGCGCACTTTGTCCGTGACCTGATGGATGATCTGTGCGTTAAGACTGCCCGTGCTGTCCATGTCACCAACCATGACGGGAAAGGCCTGAAAttacacaaatacaaagtatgaCATGTAAAATTCTCTCAACATCTGGTGAGGACAAATTTAAATGTAACATGCGTTTATATAATAgccatgtttacatgcaaatcacaCAGTACTCTTCACAAAAACATGCAATGGCAAGGCGATCGCAATACGCCTTTTTAGGGTAATAGTAGCACGTGATGTACGTGCCATGCTCATGTGTACTTTATAATTATTAcataaagcaatttttttctATATTCCAGGTTTTGTTTCTATATCACACACAAATGAAAACTGTGTAAGAACAACTATGGCTATacttataattataaataaataaatcagtttTTAATCAATGCAAAATATGTTAGAAACGATGCATATGCTAATTTGCATCCGATGCAGTTATTAAGCCGATGCACTGAGTGAATCCGGGAATCTTCCCATCCCTAACAAACATGCTACATGCTAGAAAAGACTCTGAATTTCAACCCAACAGTTTGTGGGAATAAAGATGAACATGGCCTGCAGTCTGCATTACAATGAATCCTTAAACTACACAACTATTCAACTGAATGTGTGCAAATGTTGGATAAAAAACTGCCAAATGGaagcttaaaaaaatgctcGCACTTGAAAATGATGTTTACCTCGGCAGGACCCATTTGCTTGGTCCCAACATAAGTAGCTCCGAATCGGTAACTGGAATCTCCTACGGTACTTAACAATACTGTGTGGTTCACCTGTCGAGTAAAACAATGCAGTTTTAATATACCTACAACAAATCTGTAAAGGATTGAACAGATGTAGTAAGATATAATAAACTATAAGCACAGTTTGCAATACAGTTGAAGGATAGATCCACTTTACCTGTGAACACTAACCTGAAAATTGTTGCTTAATCCTTTGTTAAGTGTTAGTCGGACACCCTCCATCGGCATGGGAAAAACCTCTGAGGGACAGACAAGACAAAtatgaagaaaaaaatatacaaataaaaccATTAAACTTTACAACAAGGTCAACATTTTTAGCTCCCGTTAATTCACAGTCACACTGGAAAAATGTACATATACAAATTGTAAATGGTTTACAAATATCAACATGTATATCAGtataccattaaaaccactacaaatGTTGTGGTAGTGAGATTTGGGAGCTATTCCAGTAAAGATCATAGACACCATTAAATTTTTTACTGAAACCAATGGAATGCCCATTATAAAAGAATTTTCAATAatggttttattattgtttttgagCAAGAGACATTATTCAGTGTAAATGTGTAAACAAATATACAGATATGACTATTTTGCTTTAATTTGATCATACTGAGTCAGGTGTATACAAAAGCTTCAACACCACTGAATATAAGCAATGATCTCTTACCTTTACATTTGCGATGGCACTCCTCAAATGCTCCAGGGTTTTGAAGGAGAGGTTCTGGGTTCTGCCCACCGGTGACCGAGACTGGTGCGACGGTTGGCATTGTGAATCCTGGTGGTACTGACACCAAACCCGGTCCGGCTGACCCCGGTGGCGATGGGGTGGGGGAACTGGAAGCCAACACATTGCCCAttctaaaacataacagattaaaaaaaacagtgaATGAACAGTAAGCTTaataagtgtttaaaaaaggaaACACAACTACACAGTTTTAACCAATAGGATTTCATGCTAATAGTACTACGCTTCGTTTAATAAACAACCCATATTATTGTTATAAGAAATTACGTTAGCTTGAAAGCTAAATGGCACATGCGTTTGTTAGTTAATCGGGAGACACACTACCTAGTGGCAAGTACTATAAATGTTATTCAAATCTGACAAAGAAAACTAATATTCGCTGAGATTTcccttaaatatattttgagtttttgaggaaaaagctCAATGATATTGAATCAATGACAACTCACGTTGAGCTTCTCAGAGGTCGATTCTCCCGGTTGCAAAAGCACGTGTGTCCCCTATGCCCCTCCTATTTTCAGTGACGCATTCGGCCGAAGAAGAAAACCCCATTCACTATTGGCCTGTTCATCTGTCAATCACTGCCCAAAACAGAGGCGGCCTCCAGAgagaaaatttgtattttttttaaattttaactagctctataatttttttcttctatttatttagttattgtACACTATTTTAGGGCTGACGATACTTTACCAACAGCCATTAGGAACTGCGAGGTAAAACACGGACTATTATCTTGAAGGTCATTGACTGTGAAGGTCGAATGGGGTTCAACAGCCAATACCACTAACTTTACCGTTGATTTATAGATATAACCAAGGACACCATGACATTTCTGCATAACATTCGGCAATAACAACGAAACTttacaaaccttttttttgtgaaattgcATGCTTccttaaatatgaaataaattattagTTATTAACACGATTGCTACCTATAACTATAACTAATAGAAACGGTTGGTTTTAACTATTAAAATTTCtaatatattttattcaaaacgggaaattaatttatttcaataaCAGGAAATGAAATATTGATATATAACTATATGAATTAAATAATGCATCGCTTTAAAAAGGCTGTCTTAATAGCACCAAAACCCCACAATAATTTGTAATAGCTGTTTGTTATGTTTGGTCTAAAACCATTGGTGTTATATCAAAGTAAAAATGtcactttgaaaaaaatgacattaGGCATCAAAATTCAAACCTTAACTCCAATTGAAATGAAAGACCAATAAACAGCACTGGACACAAAGAAGCTTTAATAACGGCaaaagattatttattatagcatgtgtCAATTCTGAAACACAAAATATAGAATATCTTTGAAGCAATgtgacaaaaacacacatcAACTTGTTCATACTTTAATAAGgtcatgtttttaaaacaatttttagACCTAAATGTTAAATGTACTTCATGGTAACAAGAACTAGTAACCAgtcagtttaaatgttttttttgtgtcgATGCTAaagcaaaaaagaaacaaacattAAGCACAAGTTTCTTGTGCATCTCCCAAGTCTTGTTTAAAAAGTCGTGAGGTAAAGTGTTAAACACAAAGGCAGCACACAAATATCACTTGCAAACATCTaaaattgaagagtttcgttgcaaaacgagataaccaccgttttttttttaattgttcagaaatctcgtttttaggTTGTGcgttccaattaatttcaatgcaactgcagttggtttgttttgatttaaaccttcataacttaaaaaatacagctaagtagcaccataaaacaaaataataacatgataacataataataaacatgtttggataaaaatgttaaaaaattgatttatctcgtttggcaacaaaactcttcatttataaatCCATCATACGCTACCTACAGCTGAACccaaatcatttttatttttttagctaaatagttaaaaaacatTAGAACAACCTATGACATACTGTACACAAAAGCCAACAATAGCGTTTCCTTTGGTGTTAATGCTGttaagttgtagtttaaatagattttattgCTTGAGTAGAGGCACGATGGTGAAATGTTGGTGGAAGCTTAAGACATTCAGTTTGGTCAGTTACAGTGAATGGTCATTACGAATATCTCGTAGTCACTCACTAATGCAAAGCTGCATGTTTCAATACATTTCAACAGAATGTATGTAACAAAACATGAATGCAATACTTTGGTGCAAGTATTTAACAAGTGCAAATGCATGCTTTTTTCCAAGAGTTCAGTTTGATGGATTTAGTGTAGTTTCGAGCTCATACACTATTTAATGTGTGCTAACGACTTATTTTCTTCTGTTTTCTTTAAGTATTTTTGATTAATTTGCCAAAACAAGTTTCATTTATAGTTGTTATAGATGAACCATCAGAGCTTTCCAATGTATTGATATAACCGAATGGTCTAATTAAGACCTGGTTGCCTTTGAGCGGCAGGTAGTTCCTTTAGTAAAACTTCTCGGATTCGTGTCACACATATGTCAGATGCATCCTGGGTATCTTTGGAAAGATGAACTAGACTCAAGAAGCCATGGGGAAGGTCATCAACCACAGTGAGTGTCACTGGCTGGTTTATTTTCCTTAGCTTTTTGGCAAACATCACCGAATCATCTAACAGAGCATCCAAAGCAGAGgcctaagaagaacaataaacaattaaacataCGGTTTCAGCATCTACCGATCTTGAAAGGCCTAATCATCTTACCACTATATGTACAGGTGGAAGCCCTTTGAGAAGGCTGTCTGGTGAAAGTAGAGGGGACACAAATGGGTTCTTCATTATTGGTGTGCAAGGTGTCTGCATATCCACCAGACACCTAGACCGGAGCGGTTCAAAGTTTTCTGGATATTCTCTGGATTCCTCTGGCCTGTCTTTGGTGCGTGAAGACGATGCTGGAATCCCATTGGATGACGTGGTGGAAGATGTTGGTCCTTTTTGATCTATTAAAGACTGAAACCAGTCGTTTGCTCTCTGGGTAAAGTTATTAAGCAAATTTACTGTATCCTGTCCCAAAGCAGCCAGGGTGTCCAACTGCTGTGCTGGCTGTATTGACTGACTACCTATGCCAGCAAGAGAGATAGacacataaaaaatatgaagGTGTGGCCTTATAAGATATATAGAAGTTAAGCCTATAGAAAGAGTGTAAATTGTAAAATGAAAGCGTTTCCAGTAGGAAACCATGCTATGCATTCAACTTTTGTATCCTACTCAAAACAGTCTAATAATGAAAACATCTCACCAGCATATGCATCGATGCACTTGGAAAGCACGCTGAGAGGCAGCAGAGGGTCAATTAAAGTGAGCAGCCTGGACGGTGATGCATCTATTGTAAGTAGAGTCGCTGGGTACGCAGCCACAATCCCATCGGGTACGCGCACGCCGTGAGACATGGCCTTCATAGAGACGGTTATACACAGGTTGCCACCTGCGCTGTCCCCCGCCAAACACACTCGTTCTGCAGTCGAGCCTGTGCAGCAAGATCAAGACTTAAAAAAGTTCTCAGGCCTGACATGAAAGATGTGATCAGATTGTAAACTGGATTTTTGAGTTTAACTACACCTTTGTTTGCATAGCTAAAACTGACATAATTTGAATGGTTCCTATAATCTGTTAAAGAGTTCAACTAAAACTATATAACTTTAATGTATTAAAGAAACAAATAATGCTAACATGTCCTGTGGTGCTATTTAAAGTGTCAGGGCATGaatcatagcttagcataatccattgaatctgattagaccattagcatctaTGAAGATTGTTTACACTTggtaagatgtgttttcatcgattgGATAACAAGTgaacgagagagacacattacgtttacacgtGGTATTTAAAttcgtctcttttgtccacatttgaccgcttctgtcctgaatattgtgagggggtggtctgttgtgagacggtgggcgaatctctctgctgtcattcaaacgcgagcgggagtaatgatgagtttatatggacacgaactaatattatgtcggagttcGCTggttgtttagcaagtaaacatgctgcacagggttttgtacgtgtgtatgtaagagctttctctgaattttcagcgcaattgatgaaataggatcgcgcaactttcacacgctttcaaaacgaaactacagAGATCAGCACTTTAGATTTATCAAttaaaggctaaaaatagcactgttcacgccagaagtcagaaaagacgtaaaacttgtgtttaatacctcagattagataaatgggcagagagaaggcggtcgtgtgtggctgttcgaacacattcaaccacatgcgtTCCGCAACTAcaaaagcgatccgatcgaaagtggtttcgactacctctgaatgtcattgaaactaagtggtcgaaagtggacgagctcaaaacgttttgaacaccgtttacacgtttaatgccaagtgtaaacagcctcaagatcaaaaataaccaaagagtttagatattttttctatttaaaacttgactcttctgactgacggaaaattaaaagttgcgattttctaggccgatgtGGCTAGGaaatatactctcattctggtgtaataatcaagggcTTTGCTGcagtaccatggctgcagcaggcgcaataatattacgcagcgcccgaaatGGTATAATAGCGCCTGAATAATATAACTTTCaaaagcaggggactattttcgtgcagtgtgtaatatcactgcgcctgctgcagccatgttacggcagcaaagtccttattacgccagtttgagagtatagttcctagccatatcggcctagaaaatcgcaacttttaattttctgtctgtcttagtacacaatgtaactacagaagagtccagtttttaataggaaaaatataaaaactctttggttattttgagtgcgatgctactggtctaatcagattcaatggattgtgctaagctatgctaaaagtggtacccccagacccggagatcggctgaatggattccaaaacggtaaaaatcaaatgttaaactctaggggagcgcatttttaaaaaaggtggagtgtctctttaagggTATAAGGAGCTATTTAGGACACAGCATGTATCTGTGTTTATTTGAAGGGTGTGCTATACAAACCTAACAAGTGGCAGTTCTTCAAAGCCCAGCAGTAGGCGTAAAAACACTCCTCTAGAGCGCGGGGGAACGGGGCTTCTGGAGCCAAAGAGTAATCCACTGAGAGAATAGGCACATTCAGATCCTTTGACCAGCTCTTTAGGTAATTCTACAACAGggacaaaaacaacaaacaggtttagcgaatgaaaaaataaaacattcatgATAAACTGAGTTAAGATGATTTGAGcaagtaaatatatatatcaggTGCACCTCATGTGATTTTGAAGTTTGTGCAACAAAGCCTCCTCCATGGAAGTGTATGACCAGGTATGGAGAGAGAGGAGCTGCCTCACGATTGAAAGCTAAAGGTAGAGATAACTGAGGCCCCTGAGGTCGAGAAAATGCCAACAGTTCTGCGTTGTCCTAAGGAAAAGTATGAAACATGGAGGAAATTTAAGTGGTGAATGTTCGGACGTTAGTGAAAACATTTCTTGACTGCTTTGTAAACATCTATATGAGCAATAAGATATCTATTAGAAAGTTTTTTCTAATTTCTGTTCAATAAAACACTCTTACCTGTCCCTGGCGGAGTGTGTGTGAGACCAGGCGCATGTTAACTGGCCCCGGGCCCCAATGTGCAACTGGGGGAGGCACAGAAACTGAAAGACTGGGGTCAGAGGCGAGTGGCAAACTCAAAGTTTCAGCAGGCACAGTAAATGTGAGATTCACCTGCACCACACTGGAAGCAATTCTGCTTAAACCCTTTACAGAAAAGaggaaaaagaaaacaagatcatcatttaaagaatttttacacctgaatatgaaaattctctcataattTATGATGatgccatcccagatgtatatGACTAGGGTTGGGTATCGTTTGAATTTGAACGATTCCGATTCCAATTCCGATTCCTAACGATTCTCGATTCCGATTCTTTTAAGAGGCAGGGTCAAAAATGTTTAGGGTGTTTTAAATGAGCTAGCTAACCAATGGTCTTTCTGAAGGAAATAGTCTGACCTTCTctatcaattttaattttataaacttTTGACTTTTTATGAACTTTACTATTAATTTCTCACATGGCTGTTTTCAACTACAATATAAATATCAAATCTATGAActtgaatataaatattataaattatgaatatatttttacaggggTACACTTTCCTCAAGAGAGCTATATTTTTGAAAACCTCatgaaaacacatttacacatgAGTGTATGATGCTGCTGCAGGTACTTGAACATGTTACCTTGCTACCACTGATGGGCTAACTAACATTCGCACTCTTAGCTCATAAATTGTCTATGAAAATACATGGGCTAATTTGTTAGCTCAATGTTGGCACAAGGCATTTTTttcagggctcgcaaaatcgctagccCGACGTCCCGGGGCTATTGCGAATTCCTGTAGGGTTATCAAAATGCATCTTCGCTCTatcataggaaaaatattttaatgtttttgcattctctcagattttgtTAGGTAGTATGTACGGCGTCGTtttgtcagtcattactatcctcacgtaaCAAGAAGTGAAACTGaaagcataattaaacccattattcctttcgtgttCACGTCTGAGATGCGCACTCCTCTGCATCCCGGGTCCACTCTTCACAAGTACGCGCTTGTTCTTGTGCTCAGCAAAAAGCGCGAACTcaagtaatttaaaaataataagtcCTTTTGTTTTCAGAGACTAACATTGTTTTAGCGTTTCTTTTTTTCTACCAGGGATTTTGAAATTTATTGTAtagaaagtgtcttctacaatacaggcaggcaggcacagtCAGGTATTATTAAAGATAAGCTAgttggacctttttgggttgaaaatggaaataaaaaacaactctcagactTACTGAcaatttttagaagacactttcttcaagcagtggtacaggaaaaagtttgcatctttcatgaagacttttttatgcaagacaacgctccatcacatacatcacaagtactccactgcatagctggccagtaaaggccttagagtataaaaattaatgccatggcccccttcttcacctgacttaaaccctattgagaactTTTGagcccttcttaagcaggacatttacagtgaaggtaaaccgtacacctctctgaacagtgtctgggaggctgtggttgtggctgcacaaaatgttggttcagatcagatcaagaaactgactgaatccgtgaatggaaggcttgttactgttatcgaaaagaagggtggctatattggagtttatatattttcttattttctttttttttattaaatgtttatttgtaaatgtagagtttgtttattattctcactttaacaggtgaaaaaaaacaagtgagatggtaaaatctttgtttttcatttagttgcctaataattctgcacactaatagttgcctaataatgatgtacatagaaaaatgttcaggtttgagggtttgttaacattttgaattgagcAAGAGCACtttagttgtacaataacaaaagtaatcctcaaaaatacaacttgcctaataattctgcacacggTGTATGCTTGTACAATACTTACTGATAATAACTCTGTCTCAGTAAGATTCCAAAAGGTTTTCCAAAACTGCATGTCTAAATTTTGAGTGATGCGTTCGAACTCCGCCCCTCTCAAATCAGGGTTCATCAAATATTTGCCAGATGTAAATACAGAGAGAGCAGCTATGCCTGTGTAGTAAACAGACAGAATTGGACTTATCCGGTTCATGTAGCTCAACCAATATATCATTGTGTTAGCAAAGGTTCCCATGGAACCCATCAACTGATAAGTTACTGTAAAGTATGAATCATCAAGTCCTAAAAATATGTCTGGAATCTGACCCAGTTTCCCAATGCTTATCCATTACACTGACCTACTCCGGTCTGCTGTTTCTTGTAGTTCTCACCCAATGACACCATACTGATGACCACGGTCTGCAGAAAAGGCCTTAGAGAAGGGGCAAACTTGGGAAAAA from Misgurnus anguillicaudatus chromosome 20, ASM2758022v2, whole genome shotgun sequence includes the following:
- the lipea gene encoding lipase, hormone-sensitive a, which gives rise to MDHKEVFGALQTACSDVISALNESPNSSLGDHANRLLGLMRQIQEHGHAMKPLVTGFTSVYHHFDLDADTPGNGYRSLVKVVHSCTLHIIQKARYIASNCNGPFFRMEHNVAEIEAYCSALCQLRALLYLAQVLLNDNAHGQLYSHEKGGLSEKFVQEYISMHKACFYGRCLGFQFAPSLRPFLQTVVISMVSLGENYKKQQTGVGIAALSVFTSGKYLMNPDLRGAEFERITQNLDMQFWKTFWNLTETELLSGLSRIASSVVQVNLTFTVPAETLSLPLASDPSLSVSVPPPVAHWGPGPVNMRLVSHTLRQGQDNAELLAFSRPQGPQLSLPLAFNREAAPLSPYLVIHFHGGGFVAQTSKSHENYLKSWSKDLNVPILSVDYSLAPEAPFPRALEECFYAYCWALKNCHLLGSTAERVCLAGDSAGGNLCITVSMKAMSHGVRVPDGIVAAYPATLLTIDASPSRLLTLIDPLLPLSVLSKCIDAYAGIGSQSIQPAQQLDTLAALGQDTVNLLNNFTQRANDWFQSLIDQKGPTSSTTSSNGIPASSSRTKDRPEESREYPENFEPLRSRCLVDMQTPCTPIMKNPFVSPLLSPDSLLKGLPPVHIVASALDALLDDSVMFAKKLRKINQPVTLTVVDDLPHGFLSLVHLSKDTQDASDICVTRIREVLLKELPAAQRQPGLN
- the tomm40l gene encoding mitochondrial import receptor subunit TOM40B; this translates as MGNVLASSSPTPSPPGSAGPGLVSVPPGFTMPTVAPVSVTGGQNPEPLLQNPGAFEECHRKCKEVFPMPMEGVRLTLNKGLSNNFQVNHTVLLSTVGDSSYRFGATYVGTKQMGPAEAFPVMVGDMDSTGSLNAQIIHQVTDKVRSKLAFQTQQQKFVNWQGDAEYKGENFTAAVTFGNPDVLVGSGLVVAHYLQSITPSLALGGELVYHRRPGEEGTVMSLAGRYTGSNFIATLTLGGDGGHGSYYHKANDQLQVGVEFEASARMQDTSVSFGYQLDVPKANLVFKGSLDSNWVVGATLEKKLQPLPLSLALCAFLNHRKNSFKCGFGISLG